In Salvelinus namaycush isolate Seneca chromosome 36, SaNama_1.0, whole genome shotgun sequence, one DNA window encodes the following:
- the LOC120030703 gene encoding equistatin-like, translating into MATLTIILLVSTAFALGDAMIRPKTPCEDARDAALNGSIGAYVPTCDYNGQYTPEQCWGSTGHCWCVTSTGQKVPGSDTPPGTASNC; encoded by the exons ATGGCGACATTGACCATCATTCTGCTTGTCAGCACAGCTTTTGCTCTGGGAG ATGCTATGATACGACCCAAGACCCCATGTGAGGATGCTAGAGATGCCGCTTTAAATGGCTCAATTGGAGCCTACGTCCCCACGTGTGACTACAATGGCCAATACACCCCTGAGCAATGTTGGGGATCTACAG GTCACTGTTGGTGTGTGACCAGTACTGGACAGAAGGTCCCGGGTAGTGATACTCCACCAGGCACTGCTAGCAACTGCTAG